CCTGCGGTGGCTGCGCATCCGTTTTCTGCGGCTGCTGGGAATGCTGGTCGGTGGGATGACCAGCGCCTCCGGACTTGCGGCCGCCGGTTCCCTCTCCGCCACTTCCTACGCACCCGCGGCCTATGCGACGGTATATCCCCTGGCGCTGATCGGCAAGATCATCGCTGTCAAGGTGCTGCTGTTGATCTTGTGAGGTCCTCGGAAAAATAAGTGCTAGAATTGGTTTAAAGGGTTTAAAGGACTCGAGCGGAAAGGAGGCAAGAGTATGAATGCTGTGATGGTCAGGGGACAGATGAATCAGGTCCGGGGAGAATTCAGGAAACAATGGTGTCGTCTGACGGGGAATCGAATGGGCAGGATCAACGGACATTTTCTCAAACTGTTTGGAAAAGCCCAGGTCGGGTATGGCCGGACCCGGGATGCCGCCGGGAGAGGAATCAGAAAGATCACCCGTCATTGAAGAGGCTTCAGGTTCGATTCCGCCCCGCAGCTTTCCGCGGGGCGGTTTTGTTTTCATAGCTGTTTCACTACTTTCTCCAGCACCCGCCCGAACACCTCCAGCTCCTCGCTGCTCAAGACGGCGGCGATCTCGCCGGTCAGCTGAAGATGATACTCCTGGTGGCTGGCAAAATGCTTTCCACCCGCCTCGGTGAGGACCACCCGGTAGGAGCGTCGGTCACTTTCGTGCGGCCGCCTTTCGAGCAACCCCCTGCGTTCGAGCTTGTCTACCGTCACGGTCAGGGTGCCGGTGGTCACTCCAAGTTTTTCCGCCAGCTCCTTCATGCGGAGCGATTTCTCGTGGCCTATGATCTCGATGGCATGCATCTGCCCCGGGGTCAGTTCGCTGTCCTTGACCACGGCATGTTCCCAGGAGGAAAGCTTCTCGTAGAATTCGATGATCTGCTGCGCCAGGATCTCCACCGTCATGATCGTGCTCCTGCTAAAGATGTGCGATGAAGGAATAGCCGGCGAAAATGATCGTAATCACTCCGGCGCCGCGCATGAGCGCATCCTCCACCCAATCCTGGGTTAACGTCTTGAGCAGGCGGGCGACGTGGAAGATGGCGTAGATCACTACGGCCACCGCAGCTGCCGTACCCAAGGCATAGATTCCGAAGACCGTCGTTGCCTTCAATGCGCTCCCTGAGTCGAGGGCGTAGCCGTACATGATCGCCACGGTAGGGCAGGGAATGATCATGTTGACGAAGCCGACCCCGAAAAGGGCGGCTCCGGCCATCCTCTGCCTCTTGGCGGCCGGCTTGAGATGGTCCAGATCATGTTCGTGATCGTGCCCGTGCTCCTCGTCGTGATGGTGGTGCAGCAGGTGGGGATTGATGATCAGCACCGCTCCCAGCAGGAGGAGCAGGCCGGCGGTGCCGATATCGACCCAATATTCGAAGGTCTCGGGAATCACCGTCGAGATCGCTCCCAGGGTCAATCCCAGCAGAAGGCACGCGGCGGCCGTACCGGCGAGGAACGATACCGTCAGAAAGGCCGCTTTGCGGCCTTTTTTCTGTCCGACAATGAAGGGGGCGAGTACCAGCCAGCTGTGGCCGCAGGGATTGACGCCATGCACCAGCCCCAGGATCAGGCTGCTCTGGAAGGCGGCCCAGAAGAGATGATCGAGCTCCATGTGAATTTGTTCCTTTCCGAAGCTGAAAATTTAATGAGCCCAAGAGTGCCGGATATCCGTTTGTCTGTCAAGTAATTTGATAATCAAGGAACTCGTTCGAATAAATACCGGGTTTTTGACAAATCGATGAATTTGCGCTGACGGAAACCGAGACTATACTGGTGAAAAGGAAGAGAGAAAACGATAAAGAAATAGGTGCCTTCAGGGAGTCTCGGATGAAAACGTATTCAAGGGCTTGCTTGCTGCCGCTGCTTATCCTGCTTCTATCCTCTTGTGTCTCATCAAAGTTGACCGCCTCCTGGGTCGATCCTGAATTCAAGCGGTCGCAAGTCCAATCGATACTGGTGCTGGGGGTTTCGGAGGAAGATCTGCTTCGACGCACCTTCGAGGATGAGATGGTCGCCCAGCTCCAGCAATACGGATTGAAAGTCGCCCCGAGCTATCGGTCGATTTCCGGGAAGGACATCCCCGAGAAGGCAGAGATGGAACAATGGATCGGGGGCCAGGACGTGGATGGGATTATCGTTTCACGTCTTGTCGGAACCCGACAGGAGACGGTCGTGCAACCGGGATATACGACACGCCTGGGCGGCTACACAGGACCGTACTGGGGTGGGGGTCCACATCCCTGGGTCGATCCGTACGGTGGATGGTACGGATACTACTCCGGCAGCTACGATGTCCTCCATTACCCCCCGGAGGTTTCCTACTACGAGGTCTATATCATCGAAACGACGCTTTATCTCGTTGCCACAGATCAGCCTGTCTGGTCGGCCCGTGCGGAAATCTCATCCGACAAGGATACGAACAGGGCGATTGAAGATCTGGTCACCGATCTGATCGACAACATGGCTGACAAGGGCGTGATCTGATGATTCAGGACGGATCAGATGGGCTGCGTTGAATTGAGGAACTGAATTGCCAGATTGGCGTCCTGCTCCGTTAACCCTATCGTCTTGCTGGTTCTGACCAGAGCCCCATCCAATGGAGCGAGATCGTTTCGGTCGTCCAGAATGACGATCTTCTCAATCTGGTAACGGGGTGTCCAGGTTTCAAGCCATTCCTGGATTTCCCGTCCCCGTTGATCATCGAGATAGGGAGTGACGCCGATAACCCGTCCCGGAAGAACCCCCTTAGAAGACAGGACTTCGTCCATTTCCTCCGGAGTGGCCCCCAGCCTCCATGTGCTGGTGACGACGAGATTGGCGTCGGTGGTCGTCAGGATTTTGTTGAGGATGCGTACCTTTTCGTCTTCGAAATAGATGCTTCCCTCCTCATGATTCAAGACTCCGTCAATGTCCAGGAACAGGATCCTCATTCTTTCCCCCCGGTTTCGATTCTCTCATGCCGTAATATTTCGCCGTGGCAAAGATCTCGGAACATCCCTCGATTCATCTTGCGAGAATTTTTTGAATGGTTTCTATGAGCATGGCCGATTTGAAGGGCTTGGTGATGTAGGCATCGGCTCCGGCCTCCTTGCTTAGCTGGACGTCCATGCGGCTCTTTCTTGCCGTCACCATGATGATGGGGATCTTCCGGGTCCGCTCCTTTTCCTTGATCATTCGACAGATCTCGAATCCGTCCAGATCCGGGAGCATGATGTCCAGCAGCATCAGGTCCGGAATGTCTTCTTCAATGGCGGCGAGCGCGGCCTGGCCGTCGGAAACTCCTCGGACCTCGAATCCCCTGGAAGTCAGCAGTATGCTTTCAAGTTTGAGCAGGCTTTCCTGGTCTTCAACCAGAAGGATTTTTTTACCAGGCATAGGTCCTCTCCTCTTGAAAAAATAAAATGCACAAATTAGCTGAAATATGCTTTTTCCAGAACCACGGCGCAATTATCGCCATCGGCAGAATTGATTCAAGCGAAGGCGGCAATTCAAGAGGGCCGGTTTGAGTGTATGAATGCAACCTCCGCAGAATATGAGAGAAGATTAGCTGAGATAAACGGAATGTCAAAAGGATTGGCCTTCATACCGTCTTGGAGAGACAAGCGCACCCTGATTATATTCAGGAGTCGCAGGAGCGAGGGCCGGCAGGATCGAGGGTCGGCAGCAGCAAAAGATAAATTGTGACGGCGGCGGCTATGCCGATGAGCAGTGCCTTCAACCAGAACAGGGGGACGATGTAGAGAGCCGATGCCGGAATGGTGAGCCAGATCAGGATGATCGCCGTGGCTTTTGCTTTTCGGGGTATTCCGTCTCCTGCCAGGTAGGGACGAATCAGCGGACCTAAACGGCGGTGTTCAAGAAGATGACGGTGAAAACGTTCGGAGCTCCGGGCAAAGCATGCAGCAGCCAGAAGCAGCAAGGGGACAGTCGGAAGAAGTGGCAGGAAAATGCCGAGTACGGCCAGGCCGGTACTGAGCAGACCTGCCGCGGTGAGGCACCAGCGCACAGCCCTGTTTTTGGGGCGGCCGCTTCGGCCTGAATCCGTATTCAGGTCGGTCATCTCCGGATCAACTCCACGATCAGCCCTGGACGGCATGCGTTCGCCGCTCATTCCGATTGACCTCAAACGGGTTCGTGCTTCCCTGCAGCTCCAATTGATACCTGCGCTCCTTCCGCTTGATGCTCAGATATTCCCTTTTGCTCATTTCATAGAGCTGCCGAGGGTGCTCCTGGGTTAAATCGAACCAGGCGTTCAAGCGGGCATCCAGCCGGTTCTCTTCAGGGACATGCAGGGTATCGAGGTAGGCTTTCAGGGCCATATAGTAGCGCATTGCATTCCGCTCGACAATTCCCTTGGTACCCCCCACATAGAGAAGCTTACCCCCCTCTTTTCCCACCACGGAAAACCCGATCTTGTCGCTGCCGGTGGTGGAGAGATAGAATCCGGTTGCAAATTTGCTGCGCAGGCTCGGCCGGAAAGAGGAATTGAGCCGGATGAATGTGCGTCCATCCGCATCGGCATGAGCCTCGACCTCGATACGATAGTCGCGGGTGCCGTGCGGACCTTCCGAGGCGATGAGCAGGACCCGCAATTGATCTTCTTCCTGTTTGAGGATCCGAAAAACGTATTCAAGCTGAAGGGCGTCCTCGGGAGGTTCGAAAAACTTGCGTCCAATGAAGAGTGTCAGCAGGGTTCGATCTTTGCGGACGCTGTGGATGCACGATTTGACATTGAACACCAGGGGGATGAAATCGCACCAGGCGGCAGGAGCGGTCAGGGCCTCTTTCACCCTGCTGAAAGGATACTCGATCATGCCGTTGACTTCCGCGCCGAACAGGCCGTCCTCTTCGGTGGAGCGGACCTGCAGCGAAGATCCCGCCAGCAGGGTCGGAGATATATCGGTGGCCCGGCAGAGGGAAGCGCAGGCCAGAAAAAGCAGTAAAAAGATGAGTCCGGAAAGCCCCTGGAAATGCGCTTGTTTATTCATCCTTATTTTAGACTCCGAGCATGAGTATGAATGAGCTCAGACCGTATTGTACTCGAAGAGGGGATGAAAAATAAACCCGCCCCCGTGGATTCAGCTCGCAAGAGTCGTTCTGGATAGGGGCAGAGGCTCTTCTCTTTCCGGTTTTCCGTCACCGACTAGTCGCCAGCTCGGCCGGTCCGCCGTAAATGGCATCTTCATGAGCTTGCCGAAAGTGAGTTCTTCCGGGTTCAGGTAGGCGGGCACGCCGATGGTGATCTCGTCCTGGGGAACGTTCAGCCGGAGGGTCCCGTGCACGTAGTCCGGCCAGGAGAAGATCGTCGACCAGTTGGAATCCGTCTCCTCCCGGACGATGGAGTGGTGGATGCCGTGCATGCGGGGGGTGACGATGAGACGGCAGAGCCGGCGCTCCAGTCCGTACGGCAGGCGTATGTTGGAGTGGTGGAAGAGGATCTCCATCAGCGTGAGGGTCTGCCAGAGGGCCAGCCCCTTGGTTGAAACCCCGAAGAGGAGAACCTGGGCGGCGCGCCAGGGGACGGACAGGGCCATCTCCAAGGCATGGAAGCGCAGGGCGGTGGACGCGTCGAGATCGAGGTCGACGTGATGCACCTGGTGGAAGCGCCAGAGGAAGGGGACCTTATGGGTCAGGACATGCCAGATGTAGAGGGTGTAGTCGAGCAGGACGATGGAGAGAAGGAGGTCCACCCCGACGGGAAGCCGCTTCAGTTTGAGCAGCCCCCAGCGGTTTTGGAGGACCATTTTCGACAGGAGGGTGGTCAGCGGTTTCTCCGTGAGGGAGATGGTGGCCGCGGTCATCAGGGACATGGCGGCGTTGCGCACATCCCTTTTTACCTTGTCCTGCGTCGTCTCCCGCAGGGGACGCTTCAGTTCACTGTAGACGACGGTGACAACGGTTCCGACGATCAGAAGGCCGCTGAGCCAGGAGGGAAGCTCCCGGGACATCGATTCGTCCCGCTGCTTCTCTTTTTTCCGTTTCGAACGGGTGCGCATGATGATTCTCCCACCTCGGTAAGGACTCACACGATTTCCGCCACCGCATTTCCGTATCACTTTAAAAGACGCCAACCGTCTGTCAAGAATCTACTCCGGATGAGCCGGAATCGAGAGCGAGGGTGGGTTCTCCCTGGCGAATCCGAAAAAGAAGGGTAATCTAATTTACATGACCGGTTCGCCGAAGATGCTTGTTCATTGGCTTCGGGAGCCGCTCGTCCTTTTCCTGGGGATCGGCGCCCTCTTTCGGAAAAGTCAGACGGTGACCACGGCGCTGAAGGCTCAGGCCGCCGGCCAATTGAGAGAACTGGCGGGTTACATCCTGAAGCAGGCGCAGGAGCCGGAGCTTCGACAAAGGGCGGAAGCGGTGATCGCCTTCGCGGGCCGGCTGGACGCGTTGGCACGGGATGATTCAAAGGCTGTTTTTTTCGAAGACTTGTAAACGTCGTGAGGCAGGATATCGTAGGAGCGAAGTCGACACAGGGAAAGTTGACGAATGTCTCACGAAAAGAGACAACTGATGAAAAGATCACCGTTTATTGAGTCGATGTGGCGCAGAAGAGGGTGAGGGGGCAGACCTCGACAGAAGAGAGGTCTGACCACTCAGAGGTTCTGGCAATCTGTCGGAAACGTGGGTGAGTGTCCCTGATTTCCCCAGGAGAAAAGGAGATGCAGTCATGATAAGAAAACTCTTGCTGAAAAATGCCGCTTGCGTCTTTGCTTTAGGGTTCACGCTGGCTTGCGGATTTCTGATGGTCGAGCAAAGCCGCGCCGCCACGGCCAGGGAAATCGACGTCAGCGCCGACGTGGCCCTGGAACGTTTTTACAAGGAAGTCAAGGGCGCCGAGGAATTCGCCAAGAACGCCAAGGGCCTGCTGATCCTGCCCGGTGTCATCAAGGGCGGTTTTGTCGTCGGTGGCGAGTACGGAGAAGGGGCGCTGCGGATCGGGGGCAAGACGGTGGATTATTACAACATCGTCGCCGGCTCCTTCGGCCTCCAGATAGGCGCCCAGAAGAAGGACATCGTCATCGCCTTCATGACCGATGAGGCGCTCAAGAAGTTCCGCGCCAGCCAGGGCTGGGAGACCGGCGTCGACGGCAACGTCGCACTGCTGGACATCGGTGCCGGAGAGCGCCTCGACACCACCACCCTCAAGGACCCCATCGTCGGCTTCGTGTTCGGGGTGAAGGGCCTGATGGCCGATGTCTCCCTGAAAGGCTCGAAATTCACCAAGCTGGACAAGAGCAAATAAGGGAGATCGGCGTTACGGGTTGGTCGGGATCAACCCGGAGACCGGCATTGCCGCCTGCACCCGCAAAGCCTGCGCTGTCTACTCCAAGCCCTATTGTATGGGGATGACCAGGCACGGTCGGGGACGACCGGCGGGCAGGCGGACCTTTGGCAGACCTTCGCGCTGCCGGTGACGGGCGGTTGACCCGCCGACATAAGGACGATGCGATGACACCGAGCGAAAACCAACGCAGCGGGCGGGTGACCGGATTTCTGGCCAGCCGTCGCCGCCTCCTGATCGGTGGGGCGATCGCAGTCGCGCTCTATGCCCTGTTGGGCTTCTTCCTGGCGCCGTGGCTGCTGGAGAAGCAGGCCGTCAAGATCGTGAAGTCGCAGTTCGATTCGGAACTCCGCCTGAAGAAGGTGGCCATCAACCCCTTCGTTCTGAGCCTGACCATAGAGGGGCTGGAGCTCGATGATCCCCTCCGCGAGCCATTGTCGCGTATCGATCGGATCTTCGTAAATTTCCAGCTGAGTTCGCTCTTCCGCTGGGCGTGGACCTTCGACGAGTTCCGGCTGGATGCGCCAAAGCTCTACGTCTCCCGGGACAGAGAGGGCACCTTGAATCTGTCGCGCCTCGTTGCCGATCGTCCCGAGCCGCCCATCGAGGATGATGCGGCGGAAGAGGAGACGGGCCTCCCGCGCCTCATGATTCATGATGTGGAGATCAATCGCTGCTCGGTCGACTGGCAAGATGAAGTCCCTGCCGAGCCGGTGGAGCACGAATTCGGCCCCATCACCGTCTCAATTCTGGATCTGAATACGCTGCCGCAGCGCCCGGGGCAGCAGTCGGTCGTCATCACCACCGAGACAGGAAGCACCCTCAGCTGGACGGGCAGCCTGCAATTCAACCCGCTGGAAACCGCCGGCCACGCGACGATCACCGGTACTTACTTCGAGCTCTTGTCCGAATATATCCGCAACGAAGCCGGCTTCGATATCGTCGAGGGCAATGTCGACATCGGCCTGGACTACTCCGTCTCCAAGTTGCCTGACGGCACCATTGCCGCGACGGTTGAAGACTTCAATCTGCTGCTTGAGGACATGCTGATAAGGACATTCCCTCCGGGCCTGTCGCCGAAAGTTGCCCAGGAGCGTGAGCTGCTGACCCTCTCGGCGCTGAAGATCGCCGGCGGTCGTTTCGAGTGGCCGCGGCAGGTGGTCGCGGTGGAGTCTTTCGATATCGATGGAGCGAGAGTGAGCCTCTACCGCGATGAGACCGGTGTGCTGGAAATCATGTATGCCGTGCCCGCGGAGGATGCGGCGGAGGCGCAGGCGCAGGAGTCGCAGGCAAAGCCGGATACGGCCGCGGCGGGCCCGGCGGAACCCTGGCGCATCACGCTGAATCGCTTCGGCATCAATGACCTCTCCATCCACCTCGAAGACCATGGCGTACAGCCGGTCGCCGAGGGGGGAGTCGATGCCGTCAACGTGGAGATCACAGGCATCACCAATGAACCCGGTGCGCAATTCCCGACCCGCATTTCGTTTCGGGCGGCCAGAGGGGGGGCCGTCACTCTGGACGGTTCCATGTCCGTGCTGCCGGAGCCGGTCCTCGATTTCAAACTCGACCTCGACGGGGTGGCGCTGGCCGGGGCCCAGCCCTATGTGAGGCCTCTGGCCGACCTGAGCATGGATTCCGGGGCGCTGAATCTTGACGGCCGCCTGCGCAGCTCCCCCGAGGACCCGTTGCGTCTGGAAGCGGACGTCGAANNNNNNNNNNTTCCGGGGCGCTGAATCTTGACGGCCGCCTGCGCAGCTCCCCCGAGGACCCGTTGCGTCTGGAAGCGGACGTCGAAATCGTCGATCTGCTGATCACCGAAACGGACGAGGGCACGCGTATCGGCAGCTGGGATCGGCTGGCGATGAACACTCTCGTATTCAGCGCGGCCGGGAAGAATCTCGAAATCTCCGAGGTACGCCTCGAGAAGCCCTATGGCGACATCCTGATCACGGAAGAACGTCAGGTGAATCTTGGTCGCATCAAAAAGGTGGAGAACCCCGAGGAGGCGCATCCCGGGGAGACGGTTGAGGCCGGCGGAGGCAGCGATGCCGCCGAAGGAGAAACCGGACTCCCCATCGCCGTGACGGTGGGGCGCGTGGTGATCGCCGAGGCCTCCGCCGATTTCGAGGACCGCTCCCTGCCGCTGCCCTTCAGCGCCAAGATCGCAAACCTGAACGGGGAGCTGTCGACCATCTCCACGCAGAGCGCCGAGCCCTCGAAGGTGTCATTGGAAGGCAAGGTGGACAAGGCCGGACTGGTCCGGGTAAGCGGCAGCGTCACCCCGCTGGAACCTCTGAAGAACACGGACCTGAAGGTGGTGTTCAGTAATGTCGATATGCCGAAGTTTTCGGCCTATTCCGTCCCCTTCGCAGGTCGAAAGATCGCGAACGGCCGGCTCGATCTTGATCTCGGGTACAAGCTGACCGATAAGCGACTGGTGGGCGATAACAAGATCGTTCTGCGGGAATTCGAGCTGGGGGAGAAGGTGAAGCATCCGGATGCCCGCGACCTTCCCCTCGATATCGCCGTCGCGCTGCTGAAGGACCCGAGCGGCAAAATCGATGTCGACCTCCCGGTGAGCGGGGACGTAGGCGATCCCCAATTCGAGATCGGCGGCGTGATCGTGAAAGCGCTCGGGAACATGATCGTCAAGATCGCGACTTCACCGTTTGCATTGATCGGGAAACTCGTCGGCGTGGAACCGAGCGATCTGGAGTCCGTGAACTTTCCCCCCGGCCGGGCCGACCTGACACCCCCCGAGGCGGAGACGGCCGGCAAGCTGGCCGAGGCGCTCGCCCTGCGCCCCGTGCTGGTGCTGGCGGTGGCGGGCGCCTACGCGCCCGAGGCGGACGGTGAGGCGTTGCGAAAGGCGCATCTGGACGCTGCCGTAGAGGAGCGGATCAAGGCCATGGGCGCCGGAAAGGACGACCAGGCCATGTATGCCGAGCAGCGCCGAAAGGCCCTCGAAGAGTTGTTCCTGGAGCATTCTTCAAAGGGCGACGCCCGAAGCTCACTGGCTGAACTGCGCCGGAAATACACGCGTGCGCCCGATGCCGTGAAAGGCGACGAGAAGGGAATCGCCGGCTTCGACACGGTGGCCTACACGGCCGATCTCCAACGCCGGCTCGTCGAAATGCAGCTCCTGAACGAATCGGATCTGACCGAGCTGGCTGCCGAGAGAGCCGCCAATTTGCAGGCGGCCGTCGTTGCCGGGAATGCGGGGCTGAAGGGGCGTGTGAGACTCACCGGCACCCGGGAGGTCAAGATGGAGGGTGACGTCGTCCCGATGAAAGTCGAACTCACGACGGGGGGCGGATAAGGACCATCGCCGGGGTCGAAAAGGCAGAGGGGCATGAACCGGTGCGGTTGAATGATGATCATCCGGTAAAATCATCCGGATCGACGAAGAGCCGGCGGAAGACCACGCCGGCTCTCGTGTGTTTGTCGGGTCGTCGTTTCGGGCGTTATTCCTTCGGAATGACCACGCAGCAGATGAACTCGACGCGGCGGTTCTCCTGACGTCCTTCGGCCGTGTCGTTGGTCGCCACGGGGCGGTTCTCTCCGAAGCCGCGCGGGAACAGCCGGGAGCCGTCGACCCCGAAATTTTCGACTATGTAAGCCTTGACCGCCTTGGCCCGACGCATGGAGAGTTCGATGTTATAGATCTCCTCACCGGTAGAGTCCGTGTGTCCCGCGACCAGGATCTGGGTTGTGGGATATCTCTTGACGAAGGCGGCCGCCTCGGCGAGCTGGGCATGATACTCGGGAGGGATGTCGGTCTTGTCGAAACCGAACTCGATCTGCATCGTGTATTTTAATTCACAGCCGTCCTTGTCGACCACGGCGCCTCGGAGAGTGTTCGGGCACTTGTCCCTGTCGTCGGTCACCCCGTCGCCATCGCTGTCACCGGGGGGCGGAGGAGGCGCCGGTGCGGCCATGACCGGTTTGTCGGTCAGGAAGACCTGTTTCACGAACCCCGCGAATTTGTCGGGGTCCGTCAGGTCGGCTGCGTTGACCGCCATGCCGCATTGACCGGCCTTGGCGACGCCCTCCAGGGTCTTTTTGCCTTCCGGACTGTCTCCGACCATGACCGTGTAGATGCAGAGGCTTTCCCCCATCGCGGCCTTGACTTTGGCGGCCGCCTCCGGGGAGTCTTCCATCTTCACGCCGTCGCTGACCACGACTATCGCGCTGTTGCCCGTGGCGGATTTCAGGTCCTCACCCGCCGCCTTCAGCGCCTCGTCCAGGGGGCTCTCGCCGCCGAGATACTTGATGCTGTCCAGCCCACCGGCGAGGCCTGAGCGCGTGTACATCGTCATCCCATAGGGGATTGCCGTAGGCTTGTTCGACTGTTTGGGGTCGTGCCCGAATGTACGCAGGCCGGCATTGTAGGTAATGTCCGACGGGATGCTCTGGTTCAGGCTGCTGACGAAATTCCTGGCCGTCGGGTACTCCTGCTTGCCGTGCATGTCGAGATCCATGCTCTGCGATGTGTCGAGGATTATCTGGACATTGTCGTATTTCGCCGAGTATTTCCCGGTTTCATAGGCATGCGACTTGAATTCAAGCGGTGCTTGGGGAGCGGCGCAGCTGGCAAGCAGGACAGTGCCGAAAAGCAACGACAAGGTTCCAAACCATTTTGTGTTCATTCCGGGGCTCCTTTTTGTCTGGGGCTCTTGCTTGTCGCCCGTTGGTTGCAGGCCTTTCTGATAAACACGAGTGTTATCCTCTACCTATCCATTTACCACTAATTGGAAGCATTTCATTCCCTAAACATGTTTTTTGTCGATGGGAAGTTTTTTTCGATTTCAATGGAGCGAAGCCCCCCCGGAGAGCTGCTCCCTTGCAAAGAAAGAAATTTTGCCCGAAGGCCACAGAAAAACAATGAAGCTGGAGGAGCTGCGTGTCTCCGATCCGGCGGCCGCAGCATGGCAGACGCGTCGAGATTCAGGAGTGTTTTCTATTTCATCGCCCGGGGAGTTGAATAGAAAGTGAATTGGGGTTTACTGCGTTGAGGTGACCAAGCGGTCATTAACAAACCATGCAAACAGGGATTAAGGGGATGCAAGGGATAAAGTCATAAATCACACCCTTGGGTTTGAACTATACCTTTATCCCCTTCATCCCTGTGAATAAATTTCCATGGTTGCCAGACAACTTGCAGCAACTGGAGTTAGGCGGATAACCAGAAACTGTTTATTTGGAAACCGAGGATGTGGAAACGACCGGTGAGCATTCGTGCGGCAGACAGATCAGGTTGTAAACCGCCGATCGTTTCATCGATTCCTCCAGATAGGCGATGTCCTCTTCGGTGATATCTTCGCCTTCGACAATCAGCTCCACTTCCATCTTTCCGAACTGGTCGTGAAGTTTTCCCTTGGCTTCGGGATCCGTGAGGTGCAGGAATACATACGGATTCCATGAGATGCGGACGCGAACTTCCTGACGATGCAACGAGAGTCCGTGTTTCAGGGCGCTGGCGGAAACGGCGGCGTTCAGACATCCCGTCAGGGCTGCGAGCACTATTTCCGTAGGTTCGGGACGGTCGGTTGGAGCCGTGAAGCCCAGAGCCTCCTCCACCTCCTTATGCGCACCCGTATGGTAGACGTATTCACGGGCTGCCCTGTCGATCCGCTGCCCGCCGAGCGTGTACGGCCCGGTCTTGGCCGTCGTGTGCACGACGCGGCCCTCGCTGACGCCGACCGCTTCCAGTTCGAATTGGACGTCCTCCGGATTCCCTTTTGCGAAATCGCAGAATTTTTCGAACGTTTCGATATTCAGTCCGCTTTTCAGAGAATGATCGAGCCGCTCTGATTATTCATATGTTTCCTCCTCAGGTTTTCTGCCCCCCCGATCTTTGATCTATTCCCTCCCGGCAAGTGAAACCCCGCAGCTTCCATCACAAAAAGGTTGATCACCGCTCCGCCCGCATCCGCAGAGATAAACTTTCTGACGCCTCAAAATTTTGAAGGCGATGGGTAATTCTTCCGAACCGCTATGTGATCCATCACAGAAAGGAAGTTTCTGCGATTTGCCGCAGGTGCATCGAAAATAGGTGCCCGGCTCAAGGGTCAAGCCGATGGGCATCCCCCCTTCTGGATATATCTTTGCCATATTCATCTCCTCCGATTCCGTCACTCCCGGTTTCAATACGCCGGCGGGTCGCTGGCCGGGAAGGACTCCTCCGAGCCTTCCTCCACCTCTTTTCCCCCCGGGGTGTGCTCCGGGCTGGCCTGGGCCGTGGCGGCCAAGGCTCCCGAGACGGCCTTGGGGGCCTTCCCCGAGGCGAGCTGCCGCAGGACGTACTGCAGGATGCCCCCGTGGCGGTAGTAGAGGACCTCCTGCGGGGTGTCGATGCGCACCAGGGCGGGGAACTCGACACAGCCGCCGTCCTCCCGGGTCGCCCGGACCTTCACCTTGCCCCCCTCGGGGCAGTCGCCGGAGAGGCACTTCGCCAGGCCGACGACCTCGAAGGTTTCCTCGCCAGTCAGCTCCAGGGAGTCGATGGAATCCCCCGAGCGGAACTGCAGGGGGAGGATCCCCATGCCGATGAGGTTTGAGCGGTGGATGCGCT
The window above is part of the Desulfuromonas sp. TF genome. Proteins encoded here:
- a CDS encoding OmpA family protein, which codes for MNTKWFGTLSLLFGTVLLASCAAPQAPLEFKSHAYETGKYSAKYDNVQIILDTSQSMDLDMHGKQEYPTARNFVSSLNQSIPSDITYNAGLRTFGHDPKQSNKPTAIPYGMTMYTRSGLAGGLDSIKYLGGESPLDEALKAAGEDLKSATGNSAIVVVSDGVKMEDSPEAAAKVKAAMGESLCIYTVMVGDSPEGKKTLEGVAKAGQCGMAVNAADLTDPDKFAGFVKQVFLTDKPVMAAPAPPPPPGDSDGDGVTDDRDKCPNTLRGAVVDKDGCELKYTMQIEFGFDKTDIPPEYHAQLAEAAAFVKRYPTTQILVAGHTDSTGEEIYNIELSMRRAKAVKAYIVENFGVDGSRLFPRGFGENRPVATNDTAEGRQENRRVEFICCVVIPKE
- a CDS encoding OsmC family protein encodes the protein MHTTAKTGPYTLGGQRIDRAAREYVYHTGAHKEVEEALGFTAPTDRPEPTEIVLAALTGCLNAAVSASALKHGLSLHRQEVRVRISWNPYVFLHLTDPEAKGKLHDQFGKMEVELIVEGEDITEEDIAYLEESMKRSAVYNLICLPHECSPVVSTSSVSK
- a CDS encoding DUF748 domain-containing protein is translated as MTPSENQRSGRVTGFLASRRRLLIGGAIAVALYALLGFFLAPWLLEKQAVKIVKSQFDSELRLKKVAINPFVLSLTIEGLELDDPLREPLSRIDRIFVNFQLSSLFRWAWTFDEFRLDAPKLYVSRDREGTLNLSRLVADRPEPPIEDDAAEEETGLPRLMIHDVEINRCSVDWQDEVPAEPVEHEFGPITVSILDLNTLPQRPGQQSVVITTETGSTLSWTGSLQFNPLETAGHATITGTYFELLSEYIRNEAGFDIVEGNVDIGLDYSVSKLPDGTIAATVEDFNLLLEDMLIRTFPPGLSPKVAQERELLTLSALKIAGGRFEWPRQVVAVESFDIDGARVSLYRDETGVLEIMYAVPAEDAAEAQAQESQAKPDTAAAGPAEPWRITLNRFGINDLSIHLEDHGVQPVAEGGVDAVNVEITGITNEPGAQFPTRISFRAARGGAVTLDGSMSVLPEPVLDFKLDLDGVALAGAQPYVRPLADLSMDSGALNLDGRLRSSPEDPLRLEADVE
- a CDS encoding DUF748 domain-containing protein; this encodes SGALNLDGRLRSSPEDPLRLEADVEIVDLLITETDEGTRIGSWDRLAMNTLVFSAAGKNLEISEVRLEKPYGDILITEERQVNLGRIKKVENPEEAHPGETVEAGGGSDAAEGETGLPIAVTVGRVVIAEASADFEDRSLPLPFSAKIANLNGELSTISTQSAEPSKVSLEGKVDKAGLVRVSGSVTPLEPLKNTDLKVVFSNVDMPKFSAYSVPFAGRKIANGRLDLDLGYKLTDKRLVGDNKIVLREFELGEKVKHPDARDLPLDIAVALLKDPSGKIDVDLPVSGDVGDPQFEIGGVIVKALGNMIVKIATSPFALIGKLVGVEPSDLESVNFPPGRADLTPPEAETAGKLAEALALRPVLVLAVAGAYAPEADGEALRKAHLDAAVEERIKAMGAGKDDQAMYAEQRRKALEELFLEHSSKGDARSSLAELRRKYTRAPDAVKGDEKGIAGFDTVAYTADLQRRLVEMQLLNESDLTELAAERAANLQAAVVAGNAGLKGRVRLTGTREVKMEGDVVPMKVELTTGGG
- a CDS encoding CDGSH iron-sulfur domain-containing protein; translation: MNMAKIYPEGGMPIGLTLEPGTYFRCTCGKSQKLPFCDGSHSGSEELPIAFKILRRQKVYLCGCGRSGDQPFCDGSCGVSLAGRE